One window from the genome of Rhodobacteraceae bacterium S2214 encodes:
- the prfB gene encoding peptide chain release factor 2: MRAETQNTIAAIEKSLALLAQRLDYETAPHRLEEFNARVEDPNLWDDATAAQKLMRDRQNLVDGIDNYEKLKQELTDTVDLIELGEMEDDAEVVAEAEASLSELAELAAKKELEALLDGEADGNDTFLEINSGAGGTESCDWASMLARMYVRWAERKGYKVELQSTTPGEEAGIKSASYKISGQNAYGWLKSESGVHRLVRISPFDSAAKRHTSFTSVKVYPVVDDNIEIEVNPADIRLDTYRSSGAGGQHVNTTDSAVRITHHPTGIVVTSSEKSQHQNRDIAMKALKSRLYQIELDKRSALVNEVHENAGDAGWGNQIRSYVLQPYQMVKDLRTRFETSDTQGVLDGDLDGLMAATLAMDVSGMSRADATAED; the protein is encoded by the coding sequence ATGCGCGCTGAGACACAAAATACGATTGCGGCCATTGAAAAGTCATTGGCTTTGCTCGCACAGCGGCTCGATTACGAAACAGCGCCGCACCGCTTGGAAGAATTCAACGCGCGCGTTGAAGACCCGAACCTGTGGGATGATGCGACAGCGGCCCAAAAGCTGATGCGCGATCGTCAGAACCTTGTGGACGGGATCGACAACTACGAAAAGCTGAAACAGGAACTGACCGACACGGTTGACCTGATCGAACTCGGCGAAATGGAAGACGACGCCGAAGTAGTTGCCGAAGCCGAGGCATCGCTGAGCGAACTGGCTGAACTTGCGGCCAAGAAAGAGCTCGAGGCCTTGCTTGACGGCGAAGCGGACGGCAACGACACGTTCCTCGAAATTAACTCCGGTGCGGGCGGGACCGAATCCTGTGATTGGGCGTCGATGCTGGCGCGGATGTATGTCCGTTGGGCCGAACGCAAAGGGTACAAGGTCGAACTGCAGTCCACGACACCGGGCGAAGAGGCGGGAATCAAATCCGCGTCCTACAAGATCAGCGGCCAGAACGCTTATGGTTGGTTGAAGTCGGAAAGCGGCGTGCACCGGCTCGTGCGGATTTCGCCGTTTGATAGCGCGGCCAAGCGGCACACGTCTTTTACATCTGTGAAGGTGTATCCGGTTGTCGATGACAACATCGAAATCGAGGTGAATCCAGCGGACATTCGTTTGGATACCTACCGGTCTTCCGGTGCTGGTGGTCAGCACGTCAACACCACCGATTCCGCGGTGCGAATTACGCACCACCCAACAGGGATCGTGGTTACGTCATCTGAAAAATCCCAACACCAAAACCGCGATATCGCGATGAAAGCGCTCAAGTCGCGATTGTATCAGATCGAACTTGATAAACGTTCTGCGTTAGTTAATGAAGTTCACGAGAATGCTGGCGATGCCGGTTGGGGCAACCAAATCCGATCTTATGTTTTGCAGCCATACCAAATGGTGAAAGATCTCCGGACACGGTTTGAAACATCCGATACCCAAGGCGTTCTTGATGGTGATCTTGATGGCCTGATGGCCGCAACGCTCGCCATGGACGTATCAGGAATGAGCCGCGCCGATGCGACGGCTGAGGATTGA
- a CDS encoding polymer-forming cytoskeletal protein, with protein sequence MFSKSKINEPAPAAGDKPATDTATAKPAASTGSADYKAAAPKAKPPASTLSADLLITGNIKTTGDINIEGQVDGDIRAHLLTVGEGATVKGEVVADDVVVNGRVVGRVRGLKVRLTATARVEGDIIHKTIAIESGAHFEGSVQRQDDPLSTAGTAPKAKMPENK encoded by the coding sequence ATGTTTTCTAAAAGCAAAATCAACGAACCTGCACCTGCCGCCGGCGACAAGCCCGCTACAGACACTGCCACAGCAAAGCCTGCTGCATCCACTGGCTCTGCTGATTACAAAGCTGCCGCACCAAAAGCGAAGCCGCCAGCGTCCACGCTGTCCGCTGATCTTTTGATCACCGGCAACATCAAAACAACCGGCGATATCAATATTGAAGGTCAGGTAGACGGCGACATCCGCGCCCACCTGCTGACAGTTGGCGAAGGCGCGACTGTTAAGGGCGAAGTCGTTGCTGATGACGTTGTGGTCAACGGCCGCGTTGTTGGCCGTGTGCGTGGCCTGAAGGTCCGCCTGACAGCGACAGCGCGTGTTGAGGGTGACATCATCCACAAGACAATCGCTATAGAGTCTGGTGCCCACTTTGAAGGTTCTGTGCAGCGTCAGGACGATCCATTGTCCACTGCAGGCACAGCGCCAAAAGCAAAGATGCCAGAAAACAAGTAA
- a CDS encoding peptidoglycan DD-metalloendopeptidase family protein translates to MRSRLTNRIHHWLENYFPEKRLFLRSDSETRFIRLMPETQLVAWAGSIVVVAWTIIATAILLMDSIGSGNFRAQAQRDQMVYEHRLNALSAERDARADEAMAAQERFSSALEQISIMQSELLATEDKRRELETGLEVVQATLRSTMREREDARDQLATLAADGTDPAAVDAISEEANGTVELLASALAETSAERDLIAEDAKFAIDRASEIELELRLLQDKNDEIFRQLEEAMLVSVEPLDDMFRAAGMNPDNLLAQVRRGYSGQGGPLMPLSFSTRGGAPDPDAERANGILGKLDRINLYRIAAERAPFDIPVKANYRLTSGFGQRWGRLHAGTDFAGPVGTPIYATADGVVTSAGWSSGYGRLIKIQHEFGIETRYAHLNRMRVSVGQRVSRGERIGDMGNSGRSTGPHLHYEVRVGGSPVNPMIYIRAGQDVF, encoded by the coding sequence GTGCGATCACGGCTTACGAACCGCATTCACCATTGGCTTGAGAATTACTTTCCGGAAAAGCGCCTCTTTTTGCGCTCGGATTCAGAAACTCGCTTCATTCGTCTGATGCCTGAAACACAATTGGTCGCTTGGGCCGGCAGCATTGTTGTTGTCGCGTGGACGATCATCGCCACCGCGATTTTGCTGATGGATAGCATTGGATCCGGTAACTTTCGGGCGCAGGCCCAGCGTGACCAGATGGTCTACGAACACCGCCTGAACGCCCTGTCCGCCGAACGCGACGCCCGCGCTGACGAAGCAATGGCGGCACAGGAACGGTTTAGTTCAGCGCTCGAGCAGATTTCGATCATGCAGTCTGAATTGCTGGCCACCGAAGATAAACGCCGCGAATTGGAAACCGGTCTTGAGGTTGTTCAAGCCACGCTGCGTAGCACAATGCGCGAACGTGAAGATGCACGCGATCAGCTGGCCACACTTGCCGCTGACGGCACCGACCCTGCTGCTGTTGACGCCATCAGCGAAGAAGCAAACGGCACGGTTGAATTGCTGGCCTCTGCGCTGGCCGAAACATCAGCCGAACGCGACCTGATCGCCGAGGATGCCAAATTCGCGATTGATCGCGCTTCAGAAATTGAACTGGAACTGCGCCTGCTGCAGGACAAGAACGACGAAATCTTCCGCCAGTTGGAAGAAGCCATGCTCGTCTCAGTTGAACCGCTGGATGACATGTTCCGCGCCGCTGGCATGAACCCTGACAACCTGCTTGCCCAAGTCCGCCGCGGATATTCTGGACAAGGTGGCCCGCTGATGCCGCTGTCATTCTCAACCCGTGGCGGTGCACCTGATCCAGATGCAGAACGCGCGAACGGCATTCTTGGCAAACTCGACCGGATCAACCTGTACCGTATCGCAGCCGAACGCGCCCCATTCGATATTCCTGTGAAAGCGAACTACCGCCTGACATCCGGTTTTGGTCAGCGTTGGGGACGCCTGCATGCTGGTACTGATTTCGCAGGTCCTGTTGGTACGCCTATTTATGCAACCGCTGACGGCGTTGTCACATCTGCGGGTTGGTCGTCCGGTTATGGTCGCTTGATTAAGATCCAACACGAGTTCGGTATCGAGACCCGTTATGCCCACCTGAACCGCATGCGCGTGTCAGTTGGACAAAGGGTCTCGCGCGGCGAGCGGATTGGTGATATGGGGAACTCCGGACGGTCTACCGGACCGCACTTGCATTACGAGGTTCGCGTTGGCGGATCACCTGTTAACCCGATGATTTACATAAGAGCTGGACAAGATGTTTTCTAA
- a CDS encoding ferritin-like domain-containing protein: protein MLPLAQMAVTVLTTADGREKTAISREFAQAWRDTRAAGEVPEIGHANPPDMPARPAAPELLNPRDVPHRKPGTPEGRIALLHAVAHIELNAVDLHWDIIARFTDVKMPIGFYDDWVQAADEESKHFNLMCDCLEAEGSHYGALPAHAGMWRAAEDTKGDLYGRLAVVPMVLEARGLDVTPGMIKIFKQAKAHDAVAALETIYAEEVHHVAYGSKWFHYLCGRQEEDPTPFFHALVRKYFHSDLRPPFNEEKRAEAGIPPDFYWPLTKDGRPT from the coding sequence ATGCTGCCACTGGCACAGATGGCCGTAACCGTCTTAACGACGGCTGACGGGCGCGAAAAAACCGCGATATCACGCGAGTTTGCGCAAGCATGGCGCGATACGCGTGCGGCGGGCGAAGTACCCGAAATTGGTCATGCCAACCCGCCGGATATGCCTGCACGTCCCGCCGCGCCAGAACTGCTGAACCCACGCGATGTGCCACACCGCAAGCCCGGCACACCCGAGGGCCGCATCGCATTGTTGCACGCCGTGGCCCACATTGAGCTGAACGCCGTTGACCTGCATTGGGACATCATTGCACGATTTACGGACGTGAAAATGCCGATTGGATTCTACGACGATTGGGTCCAAGCCGCAGATGAGGAATCTAAACATTTCAATCTGATGTGCGACTGTCTTGAAGCGGAAGGATCGCACTACGGTGCTCTGCCTGCGCACGCGGGCATGTGGCGTGCAGCTGAAGATACAAAGGGCGATCTTTACGGGCGCTTGGCTGTTGTGCCGATGGTGCTAGAGGCGCGTGGGTTAGACGTGACCCCAGGCATGATCAAGATTTTCAAGCAGGCAAAAGCCCACGATGCGGTGGCCGCCCTTGAGACAATCTATGCCGAGGAAGTCCATCACGTGGCATACGGATCGAAGTGGTTCCACTACCTTTGTGGGCGCCAAGAAGAAGATCCAACGCCCTTCTTTCACGCCCTCGTCCGCAAGTATTTTCACAGTGATCTGCGCCCTCCGTTCAACGAAGAAAAACGCGCCGAAGCGGGTATTCCACCGGATTTCTACTGGCCGTTAACCAAGGACGGACGACCGACTTAA
- the bcp gene encoding thioredoxin-dependent thiol peroxidase, whose translation MTNLTVGDPAPAINLPRDGGGMVDLSETKGMKVVVYFYPKDDTPGCTKEAIGFTEQAAAFAEAGAVVWGVSKDSVAKHEKFRAKYELGIPLLSDEDGTVCEDYGVWVEKNMYGKKYMGIERATYLIDGDGKIAQIWRKVKVPGHVDAVLESVRAL comes from the coding sequence ATGACAAATCTGACTGTTGGCGATCCGGCCCCCGCAATCAATCTCCCACGTGACGGCGGTGGTATGGTCGATTTGTCCGAGACCAAGGGCATGAAGGTCGTGGTCTACTTTTACCCCAAAGACGACACACCCGGATGCACAAAAGAAGCGATTGGGTTTACCGAACAGGCTGCCGCTTTCGCAGAAGCAGGTGCCGTTGTTTGGGGTGTCTCGAAGGACAGCGTCGCCAAACACGAAAAATTCCGCGCCAAATACGAACTGGGCATTCCGCTGCTGTCTGACGAAGACGGCACTGTATGCGAAGATTACGGTGTGTGGGTCGAGAAAAACATGTACGGCAAAAAATACATGGGGATCGAACGCGCGACCTACCTGATTGACGGTGACGGCAAGATTGCGCAGATCTGGCGCAAAGTGAAAGTGCCGGGTCACGTGGACGCCGTGCTTGAATCAGTCCGCGCGCTGTAA
- a CDS encoding DUF3971 domain-containing protein, with product MMNDEPQLDAVEEPATRAKPRRSAWRHWTLHSVKLAAVLLLTPLVIAMIVAIAILDRDITAPSWIKSRVEATAGDFLSGGALSFGEVTVNLGRDLHPRVTLRDTTLTDAAGTTVARIPVVRGLMSPRGLVLQGEALMQDVQLSGAQINLRRNADGTVALAFQTGGQDVGQAGSFAELLDQVDQAFEQPALAALETIRADGLIVNYQDARAAKAWTVDGGQINLDLRDDQTDLRGAFSVLSGGAGVTDLALTYNSPRGSRAAEFGVNITDAFASDIAAQSAALSWMTDINAPISLTLRTVMDEAGALGPLNATLALGQGALQPNAATEPIRFDAAKAYLNFDPATQTISFDQIEVSSDWGNLRANGQAFLKDIEDGLPQSLVGQFSFADTLLNPPGLYENGLKLPNTQVDMRLNLSPFAIDLGQVFVQTETVNILSKGRFAATDAGWDVAVDAGIDQFDQAALLQLWPAQSLGKVRGWLERQVPLADYSDLHFAFRKRPGAAAQVAGNYAFENAEIWFLNSMPPIVGAAGLGTFTADTFTTTLDAGHVAAPVGGRLDATGSVLHMPDLKQDPRPAEHDIRLNGSMTAVMSMMDLPPLGFTTRAKLPVDVADGRVNARINLRHPMRRGNTPADFDVEVTAELRGINSNRLIPNRRLSADRLSLFADQTRLEISGAATVDGIGMNGSWVQRFDGTGSRLQAGLTLSENAMRAFNVSLPPGSVAGTAPARIDLRIPSGQAPQYTISSDLRGMRVAIPAVGWAKAQQTPGDLRVTGRLGDAPQVDEIAISGGGLTARGDVTFKGDGSLDRARFSQVQVGNWLNAPITLRGRGEGRPVGVEIKGGAIDLRRANFGPSSGGATGPISIALDRLQVTQGIALNRFAGEFTSSGGFAGQFTARINDAANIQGTVAPRNGRSAVRLLSDDAGGVARATGLLRGARGGTLDLTLLPTGGDGTFDGALAIRSLRIQDAPAIAALLDAISVVGLLQQLDGQGIAFDEVDARFRLTPQQVILTQSSAVGPGLGISLDGIYTLASKQMDFQGVISPLYIINAIGSIFTRRGEGLIGFNFNIGGTADAPSVSVNPLSALTPGMFREIFRRAPPQVPQ from the coding sequence ATGATGAACGACGAACCACAGCTAGACGCGGTCGAAGAACCGGCGACGCGGGCAAAGCCGCGGCGCAGCGCGTGGCGTCATTGGACGCTTCATAGTGTCAAGCTCGCTGCCGTTTTGTTGCTGACGCCGCTTGTGATTGCGATGATCGTGGCCATAGCCATTCTGGATCGTGACATTACCGCACCTTCGTGGATCAAATCGCGCGTAGAGGCGACAGCAGGTGACTTTCTCAGCGGTGGCGCGCTCAGCTTTGGCGAAGTGACCGTCAATCTGGGCCGCGACCTGCATCCGCGTGTCACATTGCGCGATACCACATTGACCGATGCGGCAGGCACCACAGTGGCGCGCATTCCGGTCGTGCGTGGCTTGATGTCACCACGCGGTCTTGTGCTGCAAGGCGAAGCGTTGATGCAGGACGTTCAGTTGAGCGGTGCACAGATTAATTTACGCCGAAACGCAGATGGCACTGTCGCACTCGCATTTCAGACGGGCGGGCAGGACGTGGGGCAGGCGGGCAGCTTTGCCGAATTGCTGGATCAGGTGGATCAGGCTTTTGAACAGCCTGCTCTTGCCGCGCTCGAAACGATCCGCGCAGACGGATTGATCGTCAATTACCAAGATGCGCGGGCGGCCAAGGCGTGGACAGTGGATGGCGGCCAGATCAATCTGGACCTGCGCGACGACCAAACCGACTTGCGCGGCGCGTTTTCGGTATTGTCGGGCGGAGCAGGTGTCACCGATCTAGCACTTACATATAATAGCCCACGTGGCAGCCGGGCGGCTGAGTTTGGTGTGAACATTACAGACGCTTTTGCATCTGACATTGCCGCGCAATCAGCGGCACTAAGCTGGATGACCGATATCAACGCCCCGATTTCGCTGACGCTGCGGACCGTTATGGATGAAGCAGGCGCACTTGGACCATTGAATGCCACGTTGGCCTTGGGACAGGGTGCGTTGCAGCCCAATGCGGCCACAGAACCGATCCGGTTCGACGCAGCCAAGGCGTATCTCAACTTTGATCCAGCCACACAGACGATCAGTTTTGATCAGATTGAGGTGAGCAGTGATTGGGGCAATCTACGCGCAAATGGTCAGGCGTTTCTGAAGGACATCGAAGATGGTCTTCCGCAATCGCTTGTTGGGCAATTCAGCTTTGCCGATACATTGTTGAACCCGCCGGGGCTGTATGAAAACGGCTTGAAACTGCCCAACACGCAAGTCGATATGCGCCTGAATCTCAGTCCCTTTGCAATCGATCTTGGTCAGGTCTTTGTGCAAACCGAAACCGTCAACATCCTCAGTAAAGGCCGGTTTGCGGCGACGGATGCAGGGTGGGACGTAGCTGTAGACGCAGGCATTGATCAGTTTGATCAAGCGGCGTTGTTACAGCTTTGGCCCGCGCAATCGCTCGGGAAAGTGCGCGGGTGGCTCGAACGTCAAGTTCCCTTGGCCGACTATTCCGATCTGCATTTCGCCTTTCGGAAACGTCCGGGCGCCGCCGCGCAAGTTGCAGGAAACTACGCATTTGAAAACGCGGAAATCTGGTTCCTGAATTCGATGCCACCCATTGTTGGTGCCGCGGGTCTGGGCACATTTACAGCCGACACGTTCACGACAACCTTAGACGCTGGCCATGTGGCAGCCCCTGTTGGCGGTAGGTTAGATGCGACGGGATCGGTCCTGCATATGCCTGATCTAAAACAAGATCCGCGCCCTGCAGAACATGACATTCGCCTCAACGGATCAATGACCGCAGTGATGTCGATGATGGACTTGCCGCCGCTCGGCTTTACGACACGTGCGAAACTGCCCGTTGATGTCGCCGACGGCCGCGTGAACGCACGGATCAATCTGCGTCATCCGATGCGGCGCGGGAATACACCTGCTGATTTCGATGTTGAAGTGACGGCTGAACTGCGCGGCATCAATTCAAACCGGCTGATCCCCAATCGTCGTCTATCGGCTGATCGCCTTTCACTGTTCGCGGATCAAACGAGGCTTGAAATTTCGGGTGCCGCGACTGTTGACGGGATCGGGATGAATGGATCTTGGGTCCAGCGCTTCGATGGAACGGGCAGTAGGCTGCAAGCTGGGCTGACTTTGTCGGAAAACGCAATGCGTGCGTTCAATGTGTCGCTCCCACCGGGATCGGTGGCTGGCACGGCGCCTGCGCGGATCGACCTGCGCATACCATCGGGTCAGGCACCGCAATATACCATCTCATCTGATCTACGCGGCATGCGCGTGGCGATCCCTGCGGTGGGATGGGCAAAAGCGCAGCAAACACCGGGAGATTTGCGGGTAACTGGTCGCTTGGGGGATGCGCCACAGGTCGATGAAATCGCAATCTCCGGAGGCGGGTTAACCGCTCGCGGCGACGTCACATTCAAGGGCGACGGGTCCTTGGACCGTGCACGTTTTTCACAGGTGCAGGTCGGAAATTGGCTGAACGCACCGATCACGCTGCGAGGACGCGGCGAAGGCCGTCCAGTTGGTGTCGAAATCAAAGGTGGGGCAATCGATCTGCGCCGCGCCAACTTTGGCCCAAGTTCGGGCGGGGCGACGGGACCGATCTCAATCGCGCTCGACAGGTTGCAAGTGACGCAAGGGATTGCGCTGAACCGATTTGCCGGTGAGTTCACCAGCTCCGGCGGCTTTGCAGGCCAGTTCACGGCAAGGATCAACGATGCAGCCAACATTCAAGGAACGGTTGCCCCGCGCAACGGGCGGTCTGCGGTGCGCTTGCTCAGCGACGATGCGGGCGGTGTGGCGCGTGCGACGGGTCTTTTGCGGGGGGCACGAGGCGGCACGCTTGATCTGACGCTGCTACCGACGGGCGGGGATGGGACGTTCGATGGGGCCTTGGCGATCCGTAGTCTGCGCATCCAAGATGCCCCCGCGATAGCCGCGCTTCTTGATGCTATCAGCGTTGTTGGCCTGTTGCAGCAATTGGACGGGCAGGGCATCGCCTTTGACGAAGTAGACGCGCGGTTCCGCCTGACCCCACAGCAAGTCATCCTGACACAATCAAGCGCGGTGGGGCCGGGGCTTGGCATTTCGCTGGATGGGATTTACACGCTCGCCAGCAAACAAATGGACTTTCAGGGCGTGATTTCACCGCTCTACATCATCAACGCGATTGGGTCGATTTTCACACGCCGTGGGGAAGGTCTGATCGGGTTCAACTTTAACATCGGCGGCACAGCAGACGCACCGAGCGTCAGCGTCAATCCACTGTCCGCACTGACACCCGGCATGTTCCGCGAAATCTTTCGCCGTGCCCCGCCACAGGTTCCACAATGA
- the queA gene encoding tRNA preQ1(34) S-adenosylmethionine ribosyltransferase-isomerase QueA encodes MKLSDFDFSLPDDRIAVRPAKPRTAAKLLLAQGDQITDKHVFDLPSILRPGDRLILNDTKVIPARLSGLRWRDTAQGRMSAKIEVTLLDPQPDGAWAALIKPLKKVKDGEEIIFSDDLSATMISRADGQGLLQFNLAGDDFDAALNAVGAMPLPPYIAAKRPADEADKTDYQTAWAENTGAVAAPTASLHFDDKLLKTLADMGVEFTKVTLHVGAGTFLPVKVDDIADHKMHAERGDVTAQAAAEVNATKAAGGRIIPVGTTALRLIESATKDGQLHAWSGATDIFITPGFQFQLTDGLMTNFHLPKSTLMMLVSALMGVDQIKAIYSHALNHDYRFFSYGDSSVLLPKG; translated from the coding sequence ATGAAGCTTTCCGATTTCGACTTTTCGCTGCCTGACGACCGGATCGCGGTGCGGCCCGCAAAGCCGCGCACAGCCGCCAAACTGTTGTTGGCGCAAGGGGATCAGATCACAGACAAACACGTGTTCGATCTGCCTAGTATCCTGCGCCCCGGCGACCGTCTGATCCTGAACGACACAAAGGTTATTCCCGCACGCCTATCCGGCTTACGTTGGCGCGATACGGCGCAAGGACGGATGTCAGCGAAGATCGAAGTCACGCTGCTGGACCCGCAACCGGATGGCGCATGGGCCGCCTTGATCAAGCCGTTGAAAAAAGTGAAAGACGGCGAAGAAATCATCTTTTCCGACGATCTGTCAGCGACCATGATCAGCCGCGCGGACGGGCAGGGACTTTTGCAATTCAACCTCGCTGGCGACGATTTTGATGCCGCTTTGAATGCGGTTGGAGCAATGCCATTGCCACCTTATATCGCGGCAAAACGGCCAGCAGATGAAGCTGACAAAACCGACTATCAAACGGCGTGGGCGGAAAATACGGGCGCGGTCGCAGCCCCCACCGCGTCCCTACATTTCGATGACAAGCTGCTGAAAACGCTGGCCGATATGGGCGTTGAATTCACCAAAGTCACGTTACACGTCGGCGCAGGCACCTTTTTGCCCGTGAAAGTGGACGATATTGCCGACCACAAGATGCACGCCGAACGGGGTGACGTTACAGCACAAGCGGCGGCAGAAGTGAACGCAACCAAAGCCGCAGGCGGGCGCATCATTCCCGTCGGCACCACAGCGCTACGCCTGATCGAAAGTGCAACGAAGGACGGCCAGTTGCACGCATGGTCGGGGGCCACCGACATCTTCATCACACCGGGGTTCCAGTTCCAACTGACCGACGGGTTGATGACAAATTTCCACCTGCCGAAATCAACATTGATGATGCTGGTTTCGGCATTGATGGGTGTGGATCAGATCAAAGCGATCTACAGCCACGCGCTTAATCACGACTACCGGTTCTTCTCCTACGGGGATTCATCGGTTTTGCTGCCCAAGGGCTGA
- a CDS encoding SDR family oxidoreductase — MTDTQFGPQGWTPEKLGSLTGKTYVITGANAGTGFQAARIFLSKGAKVVMLNRSAEKSMKAIDDLKQEFGANADVGFVQMDLAVQASVRSAAAKLLNIAPQIDALICNAAIAQVPTQKLTVDGFESQLGTNHYGHFVLCGLLFDRIEQSQGRIVVVASLGYNMGIKTIQFDDMNWDKNYSPNPVYSQSKLAQMMFAYELQDRIKAAHKAVDVFVCHPGSSATSLISTSGSLVMRAVFRLMAMSPLVQSAEKGAYPEVMCATQDGLEQRALYGPTGRMEWVGPVGKGTLEPHAYDKAVMSKLWTVSEQATGFNWSLD, encoded by the coding sequence ATGACTGACACGCAATTTGGCCCGCAAGGCTGGACACCGGAAAAGCTGGGGTCACTGACTGGCAAGACCTACGTCATCACCGGTGCGAACGCCGGAACCGGATTTCAAGCCGCACGGATTTTTCTGTCTAAGGGCGCGAAGGTCGTGATGCTGAACCGCAGCGCTGAAAAGTCCATGAAGGCAATCGATGATCTGAAGCAGGAATTTGGGGCGAATGCCGATGTCGGTTTTGTTCAAATGGATTTGGCAGTGCAGGCAAGCGTCCGTAGCGCTGCTGCAAAACTGCTCAATATCGCTCCGCAGATTGACGCGTTGATCTGTAACGCCGCGATTGCACAGGTTCCGACCCAAAAGCTGACCGTGGACGGGTTCGAAAGCCAATTGGGGACAAACCACTATGGACATTTTGTGCTTTGCGGCCTGCTGTTTGACCGGATTGAACAATCGCAAGGCCGGATCGTGGTTGTCGCCAGCCTTGGCTACAACATGGGGATTAAAACCATCCAGTTCGACGACATGAACTGGGACAAAAACTATAGCCCGAACCCCGTTTACAGCCAAAGCAAGCTTGCGCAGATGATGTTTGCCTACGAATTGCAGGACCGGATCAAGGCCGCGCATAAAGCAGTGGACGTTTTCGTCTGCCACCCCGGGTCATCTGCAACGTCGCTGATCTCGACCAGCGGAAGCCTTGTCATGCGGGCGGTTTTCCGGCTGATGGCAATGTCCCCACTGGTGCAATCTGCCGAAAAAGGGGCCTACCCCGAAGTCATGTGCGCGACCCAAGATGGCCTTGAACAACGCGCCCTTTATGGACCGACGGGCCGCATGGAATGGGTCGGACCCGTTGGCAAGGGCACGTTGGAACCGCATGCCTACGACAAAGCAGTGATGAGCAAGCTTTGGACCGTTTCAGAACAAGCGACCGGATTTAATTGGTCATTGGACTAA